In Globicephala melas chromosome 20, mGloMel1.2, whole genome shotgun sequence, the genomic window TCCCTGTTTCTGGAAGGAGCCTACAATAAAGGAGTTGCCTTACCCTTGCAGCTGACTGGGTGTGGAGTTCTCAATTGAAGCCCTCAGCAGGCTCTCATATACAGGTTCATGGAGAAGATAGACTAGGTCCAGTAGGTTCAGGCAGGTTGCATACAGCTGTGTGGCTGGCACCAAACAGCCGTTGTATCCTAGATGGAGTGTGCGCACGGTAAAGAGCATTATGTACCTCTTCTCTGATCCTAATCACAGCTGTCATGTGACACAAAGCTGCTGAGCTGCTACTGTGCTTCCTGGTTGCTATGTTCTACCGTAAGAAACCTCTGTAGCTGGAGGTCGATTTTAAAGGACAAAGGGAGAGGTAGAAAAATCTCCAGCTACAGTATATATACAACTGTGGCGTATTTGTTTGTTCCCCTCTCAGCTCGTGCCTCTCCACAAAGTCAACTCTTTGATGCTACAATAAGAGGGTGCTTAATGAGGCCAAACAGAAGCCAGGTGCCGAGGCTGGTGTTTGTTTCCCTGACCAGTGCTAGAGGAAACTACCTTCCTCAGTCAATGCGCGCTTCCTGCTGTTCCTCACTGGCAGCTTCCGCCCGCTGCCCTCAAACCCCTAGGCACATTCTTACTGCCTTCTATGGAAGACTCCAACCCACACGCCCGACACACTTAATAAAGTACCTAAAACCTCCAAGAGCATCTCCACATACGCCAGGGGAGTAGGCAGATTGATTTGGAAGTTCAGGGACTTCAAAACATCAAGCTCTGACTCCAGCAGTTCTTCTTTAGTGTGTAGATACCCAAGAGCCTGGAGGAAATTCAGGACTGTAACGTTGCTGATTATCTgagcaaagaaaaccaaaatagagTGAAAGGGAGAGCAGGGTGTCAGAATAGAGGTCATACATCTTGGCATAGTAAACAAAGCCCTTCACAATCCAGCCCATGCCTTTATCTCATCTTCTCTCTTGGTAATTCCCCCTTACACTCTACACTTGCCATATAGAATTACTTGCACTCCCCAAACCCACACGCTGTCCAAGCCTCTACACATGCTCTTTCCTGTATCTGGatctccctcctcacccccaacACCCCCACTGCTCTCcttacctcctctccctctttccttagGATCCAcccatctcccccaccctccccttcaaGAAGTCATTTTCTCTATTGGTTAAAGTGCAagtaccagggacttccctggtggcgcagtggttgagaatctgctttccaatgcaggggacgtgggttggatccctggtagggaactaggtcccacatgcatgtggcaactaagagttcgtatgccacaactaaggagctggtgagccgcaactaaggagcccacctgccacaactaactaagacccggcacaaccaaaataaaaaaaataaataagtgcacTACCAAAAATCCTACAGCTAACACCACTTACAATGGTGAAATATTGAACACTTTCTCCCTAAGATTGTGAAAATGCAAAGATGTCTGCCCTCACCATTTGTATTCAACTTATACTAGAGGGTACAGGCAGTGAAACATTCTTGGATAACAAAAGAATAATGCATTACTGTAAGTTAATACAAGAAAAGagttattaaaaatgtttgattAATCTCAAAGAAAGGCAGAACTGAGAGAAGCTTATCTCTAGATGGGAGTGGAGACAGAGGTTAACAGCAGGTGGAAGATAATGAATAAATGTTCTGTTGTTTGTTCCCCCAAAAAGTCATTTTCTCTAAATACACTTCCTCGACTCTCCAAGGCTGATTAGGTCTATTCAGAGCCCTCTGTATTTACACTAATCAGAACACTTGCTCACATTATTAGCCTGTGTGTCTTCTCCCGTCAGGTAATAAATTCCTTGAGAGCACAGACAATATTTTTACTCCTGTAGCCACGGCACCTAGTGCAGCATCTGGCCATagaagacaataaatatttgctgaataaatgatacTATACAGACATCGCACAGTGATGTGGAAACGTTTTATCCTTTATAAATGTAATAGGTTGCCTCTAATACTAATAGGTAGGTTGGCAATTCAGGCACCTTAACTGTCCTTGAGTCCAAGGGGAGGAAAGGTGACCTGTATGAATGATGGCATCCGTCCAACAATTATACTTTGGGAACAGAACTTCAGACTATTTAGTAACTGCTTCTGCGtgacccgtgtgtgtgtgtttaggaggTATGCTTAGGAAGCATAATTACACTCTGGAATTTCTGCATGAGTAGTATCACCTAGCCTAGGAGTGGGTTTCTCAAAGCCACCTTTGGATGAACTGGTTTCTCTCTAACACTCAGGTGCCCATGCGCAACCCCAGCGCCTTACTTTGTAGTGGAAGGAAAGTTTGCTTGCCAGCTGAACACATGACACAAGACGCAGGATAAACTTGTTGAAAAGCTGCTCTTTCAGAGCCCTCCAATTCTGAGGCCCTGTCTTCTCTCTCAGCTGGATTGTGGCTTGCCTGCAGATGTTCTCTGCCTGCTTAACCATAAACCtataaagaagggaaaggggaaaggaaacaATCCACACTCAGACTAAATGGAGTTTGTGCTTCAAACCGTGTTACATCTTATCCTCTCCAATATCAATCGCTGGctaaaaaattttacatttgcaAGAAAAAGAGGGTGCAAAGCAGGTCTCATGGTAAGGGGCAACTAGCATTTTCTTTAAAGGTCTGGGTACATTAGGCATTCTGAGAGGTGCCCCTCACAAAGGCCTTATGCTCAGGGCTTTACCTCTCTAGGATTTCTACAGCCTGGTAGCTCACGGATTTCTCCAGACACCATTGTTcagacaggagaaaaacaaactctGCCAAAACAGGAAAGAAGAGCTTAATTCACAAGGTGCAACCACAACGACTCTCTGAACTCTTGGCGTTGTGTAAAAGCCATGATGGGGCCCAGGGAAGAGGGTCAGGAGGTGAGAAAGATGAGACGGAAACAACCCAAGCTGAACCTGTTTCCCTTTGTTGCCAATAGGCAAATGAGAGGCATGAAAAGGAGGCTGACTGCGTGCAAAAACAAAGGCTTACTGAGCCCCCTCAGGGCCCCTTGAGCCTTCCTATGGGTCTCAGCTGATAAAAGGCTTGGCCAGCGACACACAAACAAACCAGCTGGTCTAGCTGGCCTTTACACCATGCTGGGAACCTCCAGCTTCAAGAGAGATTTTGGATGGATAAAAACCCGAACCCCTATATTCTGTTTTCAGTGGAATGTTGATAGGAACAGAAAGGTCCCTCCTGGAGCTTTGATATTCTTTATAACACTGTTTGTTTAGTAACCACCCACTGGAGAACTCCCATTGCTCTACAAACACAATTCACCTTACAGCTGGACACCACTTCTCCACCACCAGTTTGTTGGGTAAATCTGTGGCGGCTAAGCCTCTCCCCAGGAGCAAGTTTGTTACTCTGAAGTGGCTTGTTTGGAAGCTACATCCCCTAAATCAGGGAACATAGCCCAACTTGGGTGGGGGAAGTCATTGGGAAGGTGGGAAGGGTAAGATACCTTGGCAAGATTTTAGGCTGCCTGTGTTTCTCTTTGAAAGAACAGCCCCAGATAGAATTCTATTTAGTTAGCAATATCATTAGAGGGTGGAAACAAGGATAAACGTTAGTTCTCAAAGCTCCTGCAGAACTAGGAACTTTTAGCATTGATCAGCAACAAATTACATACAGTCAAATTTCCATTACCATATGTCGTCAGAGAAAATCTGACTTAGAGGAAAAACAATCTATACAAGTTAAGCTAGCACAAGACAGTTTAACAATCTACTTGACACAGGTTACACATAGCTACAAGCACAAAACCTTATCATTACAGAGGCCAAAGCTCTGCTAACAGTGTCCAATGAAGAAGATAATTAGTTTAAGCAATTAAGCAAAGTATCCTAGAACACATAATGTGTGTTATTAGCCAGTCCTTTTATTTGCTGGAACTTAGgtgttatttctttgttttcctgtgtgtgtgtgtatagttgtttggttttattttgtttttgatctgAATCATCTGGGCAAttgtttctattttccattttaatttgccAAGAAAGCAGTTTTGGTTAGGTGGAATGGATGAGGGTTACACCTCTCTCCTGCTGCTGGCTCCACCTCCGTACAAACATACTCAGATCTATTAACTAAAAGACCCTCCCCTTCTACTCTCTTAAGCTAGGGCTCTATCTCTCTAGCTTCCATGACTGTGAAATTCCTTGAAAGCCTAGCTTACACCTGCTGCTTCCACTTCATCATTCACTCCCTAATGTTCTGCAATTTGGCTTCTACTTTTTACAGCCTGCTGAAATGATTGTCTCAAAGGTCAGAAAAATACATCCAAATTGTTAAATATCATGGCCCTCTTGCAATCGTCATTCCTGGTGTTCATATCTGTGAAGTATCTGAAATTGCTGACCATGAAACTCTCCTCTTGCTTCCAAAGGTTTCTAGGTTCTGTTCCTAACTCCCCAACCATTCCATCTATTTCCTTCATGACTCTTCCTCCTACTCCACTTTCCTGAACACAAAATGTCTCCCAAGGAACTGTACTAGACCcgcttctcttctctccctctaggAGCTCATCCTGTGCCACAGTTTCAACAGTATCATTCTGGAGAGAACTCCCAAACCCTTATCTCTAGTTTGACCTCTCTTCTGACGTACTCTTTAAACAACCTGCTAGAAACCTTCCTCTAGATGTCCCACAAGCACTTGAAACTCAGTAGGTCCCAAACCaaagctattttctttcccaaacaAGTCACATTtcctcccattttatttattttaatgtatgtgtgtgtttctcttaGTGGCACCGCTCTATGTCTAGGCTCAACCCTTTGGCATAGTCATCTTCGCCTTCTTCACTTCTTAAAATTCATCCATTGCAGAACCCTAGATTTTACCTCTGAAATGTTTTTCATCCATCCTCCCTTGTCATTCCCTCTGCCCTATCACCTAAAAAACTACTCATGAAGACTCCACTGGTCTTCCTACCTCCCATCTCTCTCTACTCAAGTCCATCCTTTACATCACAGccgaaatattttttt contains:
- the CNTD1 gene encoding cyclin N-terminal domain-containing protein 1 isoform X3 translates to MSKPCGRLRAGWAASGRPGSFMVKQAENICRQATIQLREKTGPQNWRALKEQLFNKFILRLVSCVQLASKLSFHYKIISNVTVLNFLQALGYLHTKEELLESELDVLKSLNFQINLPTPLAYVEMLLEVLGYNGCLVPATQLYATCLNLLDLVYLLHEPVYESLLRASIENSTPSQLQGEKFISVKEDFMLLAVGIIAASAFIQNHECWSQVAGHLQSITGIALESIAELSYAILTHSVGASTPGRQRPVPPHLVAGALRAATSPTHEAGGIRPK
- the CNTD1 gene encoding cyclin N-terminal domain-containing protein 1 isoform X1, whose protein sequence is MDRPVRPRLASLSDFQFGAVATETIEDALLHLAQQNEQAVREAAGRMGSFRETRIVEFVFLLSEQWCLEKSVSYQAVEILERFMVKQAENICRQATIQLREKTGPQNWRALKEQLFNKFILRLVSCVQLASKLSFHYKIISNVTVLNFLQALGYLHTKEELLESELDVLKSLNFQINLPTPLAYVEMLLEVLGYNGCLVPATQLYATCLNLLDLVYLLHEPVYESLLRASIENSTPSQLQGEKFISVKEDFMLLAVGIIAASAFIQNHECWSQVAGHLQSITGIALESIAELSYAILTHSVGASTPGRQRPVPPHLVAGALRAATSPTHEAGGIRPK
- the CNTD1 gene encoding cyclin N-terminal domain-containing protein 1 isoform X2; this encodes MDRPVRPRLASLSDFQFGAVATETIEDALLHLAQQNEQAVREAAGRMGSFRETRIVEFVFLLSEQWCLEKSVSYQAVEILERFMVKQAENICRQATIQLREKTGPQNWRALKEQLFNKFILRLVSCVQLASKLSFHYKIISNVTVLNFLQALGYLHTKEELLESELDVLKSLNFQINLPTPLAYVEMLLEVLGYNGCLVPATQLYATCLNLLDLVYLLHEPVYESLLRASIENSTPSQLQGEKFISVKEDFMLLAVGIIAASAFIQNHECWSQVCTTEQDQHGQNSFNRKHSPLS